In Numida meleagris isolate 19003 breed g44 Domestic line chromosome 3, NumMel1.0, whole genome shotgun sequence, the following are encoded in one genomic region:
- the DPYSL5 gene encoding dihydropyrimidinase-related protein 5 (The sequence of the model RefSeq protein was modified relative to this genomic sequence to represent the inferred CDS: added 86 bases not found in genome assembly): protein MLANAASVRILIKGGKVVNDDCSMEADVYIENGIIQQVGRELMIPGGAKVIDASGKLVIPGGIDTSTHFHQTFMNATCLDDFYHGTKAALVGGTTMVLGHVLPAKERSLVDAFERCRALADPQVCCDYALHVGVTWWAPQVKAEMETLVREKGVNSFQLFLAYKELYMLRDGELYQALRACRDIGAIARVHAENGDLVAEGAKEALELGITGPEGIEISRPEELEAEATHRAITIANRTHCPVYLVNVSSMAAGDVIAAAKMQGKAVYAETTTAHATLTGLHYYHQDWFHAAAYVTVPPLRLDTNTSAHLLSLLASDTLNVVASDHRPFSAKQKAMGREDFTKIPHGVSGVQDRMNIIWERGVVGGKMDENRFVAVTSSNAAKLHNLYPRKGRIVPGADADVVVWDPEATRTISASTQVQGGDINLYENMRCHGVPLVTISRGRVVYENGVFMCAEGTGRFCPLRSFPDCVYKKLVQREKSLKPRAVDRSPYLGDVAAVVHAGKKETGTPLADTPTRPATRHGGMRDLHESSFSLSGSQIDDHVPKRASARILAPPGGRSSGIW from the exons ATGCTCGCCAACGCGGCCTCGGTGCGGATCCTGATCAAGGGGGGGAAGGTGGTGAACGACGACTGCTCGATGGAGGCCGACGTCTACATCGAGAACGGCATCATCCAGCAAGTGGGGCGCGAGCTGATGATCCCCGGCGGCGCCAAGGTGATCGACGCCAGCGGCAAGCTGGTCATCCCCGGCGGCATCGACACCAGCACCCACTTCCACCAGACCTTCATGAACGCCACCTGCCTCGATGACTTCTACCACGGCACCAAG GCGGCGCTGGTGGGGGGCACGACGATGGTGCTGGGCCACGTGCTGCCCGCCAAGGAGCGCTCGCTGGTGGATGCCTTCGAGCGGTGCCGCGCGCTCGCAGACCCCCAGGTGTGCTGCGACTACGCCCTGCACGTGGGCGTCACCTGGTGGGCGCCGCAG GTGAAGGCGGAGATGGAGACGCTGGTGCGGGAGAAGGGGGTGAACTCCTTCCAGCTGTTCCTGGCCTACAAGGAGCTGTACATGCTGCGGGACGGGGAGCTGTACCAGGCCCTGCGCGCCTGCCGGGACATCGGGGCCATCGCCCGCGTGCACGCCGAGAACGGGGACCTGGTGGCCGAG GGAGCAAAGGAAGCGCTGGAGCTGGGCATCACCGGGCCCGAGGGCATCGAGATCAGCCGGCCCGAGGAG CTGGAGGCGGAGGCCACGCACCGCGCCATCACCATCGCCAACCGG ACGCACTGCCCCGTGTACCTGGTGAACGTCTCCAGCATGGCGGCGGGGGACGTCATCGCGGCCGCCAAGATGCAGG GGAAGGCGGTGTACGCGGAGACGACGACGGCGCACGCCACGCTGACGGGGCTGCACTACTACCACCAGGACTGGTTCCACGCCGCCGCCTACGTCACCGTGCCCCCGCTGCGCCTCGACACCAACACCTCTGCCCACCTGCTCAGCCTGCTCGCCAG TGACACCCTGAACGTGGTGGCCTCGGACCACCGCCCGTTCAGCGCCAAGCAGAAGGCGATGGGCCGCGAGGACTTCACCAAGATCCCGCACGGCGTCAGCGGGGTGCAGGACCGCATGAACATCATCTGGGAGCGCGGCGTG GTGGGGGGCAAAATGGACGAGAACCGCTTCGTGGCCGTCACCAGCTCCAACGCGGCCAAGCTGCACAACCTGTACCCCAGGAAGGGCCGCATCGTGCCCGGCGCCGACGCCGACGTGGTGGTGTGGGACCCTGAGGCCACCAG GACCATCTCGGCCAGCACCCAAgtgcagggaggggacatcaACCTGTACGAGAACATGCGGTGCCACGGCGTGCCGCTGGTCACCATCAGCCGCGGGCGCGTGGTCTACGAGAACGGCGTCTTCATGTGCGCCGAGGGCACCGGGCGCTTCTGCCCGCTGCGCTCCTTCCCCGACTGCGTCTACAAGAAGCTGGTGCAGCGCGAGAAG AGCTTAAAGCCGAGGGCCGTGGACCGCAGCCCGTACCTGGGGGACGTGGCGGCCGTGGTCCACGCGGGGAAAAAAGAGACGGGGACGCCCCTGGCCGATACGCCCACCCGGCCCGCCACGCGCCACGGGGGCATGAGGGACCTGCACGAGTCCAGCTTCAGCCTGTCCG